Below is a genomic region from Streptomyces roseoviridis.
AGCGCGAGGACGAGGATGTTGCCGACGGCCTCCAGGGACATGACGATCGTCGTCGTCACCACGATGTAGAGCACCAGGTCGAGGCCGAAGACCGGCAGCCCGGCGGCGCGGGCCGTCTCCCGGTCCAGGGTCACGGCGATGAGCTCCTTGCGCAGCAGGAGGACGACCGTGACGAGGACGGCGCCGATGGCCGCCACCGTCCACACGTCCTCGGGGCCGACGGCGAGGACCTGGCCGAAGAGGAAGGAGGACAGGTCGGTCGTCCAGCTGTCGCGGGTGGACACCAGGACGATGCCGAGGCCGAAGGCGAACGCGAAGAAGACGCCGATGACGGTGTCCTCCTTCAGCCGCCGGTTCTGCGAGACGAAGGCGATGAGCACGGCGGTGGTGACACCGGCGGCGGCGCCGCCGAGCAGCAGGTTGCCCTCCAGGGCGTAGGCGAGCGCCACCCCGGGGAACGCGGAGTGGGCGACGGCGTCGCCGATGAAGGCCATGCCGCGCAGGACGACGTAGACCCCGACGACCCCGCACACGAGGCCGACGACCGCGGCGACCGCGAAGGCGCGCTGCATGAAGGGCAGTTCCCAGGGGGAGAGCAGAAACTCGATCACGCCGCCGCCTCCTTGTCGGAGGTCCGCTGGTGCGGCACGGCCGCCCGGTCGAGGCCGAAGGCCCGGAGCATACGGTCCGGGTCGGAGAGCAGCTCCGGTCCGCCCTCGGCGACCACCGTCCGGTTGAGCAGGACGACGCGGGTGCAGGTGCGGGCGGCGGCCGCCAGGTCGTGGGTGGTCATCAGCAGGGCGGTTCCGTCCTCGGCCAGCCGGCCGAACAGGTCGTTGAGCAGTTCCTGCGTGGGGACGTCGACGCCGGTGAACGGCTCGTCCAGGAGCAGGATCCGTGGTTCGGCGGCCAGTGCACGGGCTACGAGGACGCGTTGCCGCTGGCCGCCCGACAGCTCGCCGATGGGCCGGCGCCGCAGGTCG
It encodes:
- a CDS encoding anchored repeat-type ABC transporter permease subunit; amino-acid sequence: MIEFLLSPWELPFMQRAFAVAAVVGLVCGVVGVYVVLRGMAFIGDAVAHSAFPGVALAYALEGNLLLGGAAAGVTTAVLIAFVSQNRRLKEDTVIGVFFAFAFGLGIVLVSTRDSWTTDLSSFLFGQVLAVGPEDVWTVAAIGAVLVTVVLLLRKELIAVTLDRETARAAGLPVFGLDLVLYIVVTTTIVMSLEAVGNILVLALLITPAATARMLTDRLGVMTALASGIGCAGTLGGLYVSYAYDLAAGGSIVVVLTGIFALTWCLAPKHGLLTRARRRAVPTATPHAPEPTREATV